In Miscanthus floridulus cultivar M001 chromosome 5, ASM1932011v1, whole genome shotgun sequence, one genomic interval encodes:
- the LOC136452978 gene encoding transcription repressor OFP3-like translates to MRWGLRSSKQQQRESLQPPEQERQGESKGKSKAIFSSFSPLAWLAKLTAKNGVAATKAGHATPEAKNDTAQVATAFPSCFHKPTSPSTASASASASRSSLASSSSSAAEAEAAAGIVPRRDDTTRDTVAGIAPRRRSVGNDDTCSRTEAATVRQLYHRRHFSVGGDRDLRPLGHLASLSPKAAPPTPAPVRTLAPMLPPLPSSDTDEEEKRTTRSRRRRRRRVVSGRRSFSSAKAPAAGARLVGAVRVRSPRPSNAAAAAVSELERFAVVRRTRDPQRAFRASMVEMIASKRMVGRPEELETLLACYLSLNADEHHDCIVKVFRQVWFELNNTSRATAVAAPPQRT, encoded by the coding sequence ATGAGGTGGGGGCTTAGAAGCAGTAAGCAACAGCAGAGGGAATCCCTGCAACCACCGGAGCAAGAGCGCCAGGGAGAGAGCAAGGGGAAGAGCAAGGCGATCTTCTCGTCCTTCTCGCCCTTGGCATGGCTTGCCAAGCTCACGGCCAAGAACGGTGTGGCCGCTACCAAGGCCGGGCATGCGACGCCCGAGGCAAAGAACGACACCGCTCAGGTCGCCACCGCATTCCCGTCTTGCTTCCACAAGCCCACCAGCCCCAGCaccgcgtcggcgtcggcgtcggcgtcgcggAGCAGCCTGGCCTCTTCGTCATCATCCGCCGCCGAGGCAGAGGCAGCAGCTGGCATCGTCCCGCGTCGCGACGACACTACCCGGGACACGGTGGCAGGCATCGCCCCGCGTCGCCGCTCGGTGGGCAACGATGACACCTGCAGCAGGACCGAGGCCGCGACCGTGCGGCAGCTGTACCACCGTCGCCACTTCTCGGTCGGCGGCGACCGCGACCTTCGTCCGCTCGGCCACCTCGCCTCCCTCTCCCCGAAGGCGGCGCCGCCGACACCGGCTCCGGTGCGGACGCTGGCGCCGATGCTGCCCCCGCTGCCATCTTCCGACACGgacgaggaggagaagcggacgaCACgaagccgccggcgccggcgccggcgcgtcgTCAGCGGGCGGCGGTCATTCTCCTCGGCGAAGGCCCCGGCGGCCGGCGCGCGCCTGGTGGGCGCGGTGCGCGTGCGCTCGCCTAGGCCTAGcaacgccgcggcggcggcggtgtcggAGCTGGAGCGATTCGCGGTGGTGCGGCGGACGCGGGACCCGCAGCGCGCGTTCCGGGCGTCGATGGTGGAGATGATCGCGAGCAAGCGCATGGTGGGGCGCCCCGAGGAGCTGGAGACGCTGCTGGCGTGCTACCTGTCGCTCAACGCCGACGAGCACCACGACTGCATCGTCAAGGTCTTCCGGCAGGTCTGGTTCGAGCTCAACAACACCTCCCgtgccaccgccgtcgccgccccgCCGCAGCGCACCTGA